A section of the Thermodesulfobacteriota bacterium genome encodes:
- a CDS encoding acylneuraminate cytidylyltransferase family protein, whose product MNILKGVAWGIITARGGSKSIPLKNLVPVCGKPLIEYTINAAKKAKTISRLICSTDHQKIAETCRTLGIDVIDRPEYLSGDLVASVDVMIHAVETIEKTEGALAEILALFQPTSIFITPEQIDAAVNALLINPDAKSSQTVVKVPHQFHAHNQRIMYDDGKDIAFVYEEERKKGYSKQTKPVYYTYGNLIVTRTKPLIEEKTIFGRPSIPVVIPLYNAYDLDGHEDIEIAELMIKNKLVII is encoded by the coding sequence GTGAACATACTGAAAGGTGTGGCATGGGGAATAATCACAGCACGGGGAGGTTCTAAAAGCATCCCTCTTAAAAACCTGGTGCCTGTTTGTGGTAAGCCACTTATTGAATACACGATTAATGCGGCAAAAAAGGCAAAAACTATCAGCAGACTCATATGTTCAACCGACCATCAGAAGATTGCCGAAACATGTAGAACGCTCGGCATTGATGTTATTGATCGACCAGAGTATTTAAGCGGTGACCTTGTTGCGTCGGTTGATGTAATGATTCATGCGGTTGAAACCATTGAAAAGACGGAAGGGGCTCTTGCAGAGATTTTAGCCTTATTCCAGCCTACCTCGATATTTATTACTCCTGAACAGATTGATGCTGCAGTCAATGCCTTGCTCATTAATCCGGATGCAAAAAGTTCTCAGACAGTTGTCAAAGTACCGCATCAGTTTCATGCTCATAATCAGAGGATTATGTATGATGACGGGAAAGACATTGCTTTTGTGTACGAGGAGGAAAGAAAAAAAGGCTACAGTAAACAAACAAAGCCAGTTTATTATACATATGGCAATTTGATTGTGACACGCACCAAACCGTTGATTGAGGAAAAAACTATTTTCGGGCGACCGAGTATTCCTGTTGTTATACCATTGTATAACGCCTATGACCTTGATGGACATGAAGACATTGAAATAGCGGAGTTGATGATTAAAAATAAGTTGGTTATTATATAA
- a CDS encoding N-acetylneuraminate synthase family protein, giving the protein MSIFIIAEIGINHNGDINIAKELIKVAKDAGCDAVKFQKRTIHMVYSREMLDSPRESPWGTTQRDQKEGLEFGLEEYKEIDRYCKELGIEWFASAWDIESQKFLRQFNLKYNKVASAMLVYDELIEEIASEGKHSFVSTGMSTLEEISHAVEIFRKHKCPFELMYCRSTYPMKDKDANLNCIKTLRERFKCNVGYSGHEVGLAISYAAATLGITSLERHITLDRAMYGSDQAASIEPAGLRMLVGAIRKIPEAMGNGNIFIPESEIPIINKLRAHIPQKNTK; this is encoded by the coding sequence ATGTCCATCTTTATTATTGCTGAAATAGGTATAAATCACAACGGCGATATTAATATAGCAAAAGAGCTAATTAAAGTGGCTAAAGATGCCGGCTGTGATGCTGTAAAATTTCAAAAACGGACAATTCATATGGTTTATTCCAGAGAGATGCTTGATTCTCCGAGAGAAAGTCCCTGGGGCACAACCCAGAGGGACCAGAAAGAAGGATTAGAATTTGGTCTGGAAGAATACAAAGAAATAGACCGTTATTGTAAAGAGCTTGGAATTGAATGGTTTGCCTCAGCATGGGATATTGAAAGCCAGAAATTTTTAAGACAGTTTAACCTGAAGTATAACAAAGTTGCATCTGCTATGCTTGTCTATGACGAATTGATCGAGGAGATAGCCTCCGAAGGAAAACACTCCTTTGTTTCTACAGGCATGAGCACATTAGAAGAAATCTCTCATGCTGTAGAGATTTTCCGCAAACATAAATGTCCTTTTGAACTTATGTACTGTAGGTCTACCTATCCCATGAAAGACAAAGATGCAAACCTTAACTGTATCAAAACACTAAGGGAACGGTTTAAGTGCAATGTTGGGTACAGCGGTCATGAAGTAGGACTGGCAATCTCTTATGCTGCAGCAACCCTTGGTATAACCTCTCTAGAGAGACACATAACTCTTGATCGTGCCATGTATGGTTCAGACCAGGCTGCTTCTATTGAACCTGCAGGGCTGCGAATGCTGGTAGGGGCGATACGTAAAATCCCGGAGGCCATGGGAAATGGTAATATTTTTATCCCTGAAAGTGAAATACCTATTATAAATAAATTAAGGGCTCATATCCCGCAAAAAAATACTAAATAA
- a CDS encoding NeuD/PglB/VioB family sugar acetyltransferase has translation MSQQILIIGTGAQAKYALEIFHLREVPVAGLISLPEETLTEKLDGADLLGNLDNFEDIYLKNRKPYLLLCCSKNKTKEELGKRLSKYSPGYINAIHPTAVIARTAVLGHGIIVNSNAVIQPYASIGNHVMIHAGVIIEHDCVIQDYVNLAPRVTLAGYVKIGKGATVYTGAVVAPKIEVGEYSVIGAGGVVLANVNDNVTVAGVPAHVTKTDSHRKKCTRS, from the coding sequence ATGTCTCAACAGATACTAATTATCGGTACCGGCGCTCAGGCAAAATATGCTCTCGAAATCTTCCATTTGAGAGAAGTACCTGTAGCCGGGTTAATTTCTCTACCAGAAGAAACGCTCACTGAAAAGTTAGATGGAGCTGATCTGCTTGGTAATTTGGATAATTTTGAAGATATCTACCTGAAGAACAGGAAACCTTATCTTCTTTTGTGTTGTAGCAAAAACAAAACGAAAGAAGAACTGGGAAAGAGGCTATCAAAATATTCTCCCGGGTATATCAATGCTATTCATCCTACAGCAGTAATTGCAAGGACAGCAGTATTAGGGCACGGTATAATAGTAAATTCCAATGCTGTTATCCAACCTTATGCCAGTATTGGCAATCATGTAATGATTCATGCTGGTGTTATTATTGAACATGACTGCGTTATTCAAGATTATGTGAATCTTGCTCCTAGGGTTACATTGGCAGGTTATGTAAAAATTGGAAAAGGTGCAACGGTTTATACTGGTGCGGTAGTTGCCCCAAAAATTGAGGTAGGTGAGTACTCCGTTATAGGGGCTGGAGGAGTTGTTCTGGCAAATGTAAACGATAATGTGACTGTTGCGGGGGTTCCAGCTCATGTAACTAAAACTGATTCTCACCGCAAAAAGTGCACACGGAGTTAA
- a CDS encoding HAD hydrolase family protein encodes MKLPLKKIDLIVYDFDGVMTDNRVLVFQDGREAVYCNRSDGLGIKMIRKLGIPQIIISTESNPVVEARAKKIGLQVLYNCEDKLKALKSFCDQNSCQLSRVLYVGNDVNDLSVMKAVGMPVCPVDAHPLILKVALALKTRGGYGVVRELADMLEG; translated from the coding sequence ATGAAATTACCATTAAAAAAGATTGATCTTATTGTATATGATTTTGATGGTGTCATGACTGATAATAGAGTGCTTGTTTTTCAGGATGGCCGTGAGGCAGTTTACTGCAACAGATCAGATGGCTTGGGCATAAAAATGATAAGGAAACTTGGTATACCTCAGATAATTATTTCAACAGAGTCAAACCCTGTAGTTGAGGCTCGTGCAAAAAAGATTGGTCTTCAAGTCCTGTATAATTGCGAAGATAAACTGAAGGCTCTGAAATCGTTCTGTGACCAAAACAGCTGTCAATTGTCCAGGGTTCTCTATGTAGGTAATGACGTTAACGATTTAAGCGTAATGAAGGCAGTAGGGATGCCGGTATGCCCTGTTGATGCACATCCATTAATTTTGAAGGTTGCTTTAGCATTAAAAACACGCGGAGGATATGGTGTTGTCCGAGAACTTGCAGACATGCTGGAAGGATAA
- a CDS encoding acyltransferase, whose protein sequence is MFKRLWWFWTCDRLGPDIPLTHFFLYFPKTARWICEKKFKSFGEGSQFRPFAYSHSPSKISIGKNVTIHPGTVLSGTSLENESETITIEDDVAIGTGVHIYVSNHRYDMTDIPIKHQGHYPVEPVRICRGAWIGANVIILPGVTIGQNSVVGACAIVTRDVEPFTVVAGNPARLIKNLK, encoded by the coding sequence ATGTTTAAAAGACTATGGTGGTTCTGGACATGTGACAGGTTGGGACCCGATATTCCGCTTACGCATTTTTTTCTATATTTTCCAAAAACTGCGAGATGGATATGCGAGAAGAAATTTAAGTCGTTCGGAGAGGGCTCACAGTTTAGACCATTTGCATATAGTCATTCTCCCTCGAAAATCTCTATAGGCAAAAATGTGACAATCCATCCAGGGACAGTATTGTCGGGAACCTCCCTGGAAAATGAAAGCGAAACTATCACCATAGAAGATGATGTTGCTATTGGAACCGGCGTTCATATTTATGTCTCAAATCATCGGTATGATATGACTGATATTCCAATTAAGCACCAGGGGCATTATCCTGTAGAGCCAGTGCGGATTTGCCGCGGGGCATGGATAGGCGCCAATGTTATCATTCTTCCCGGCGTAACGATTGGCCAGAATTCGGTTGTCGGTGCATGTGCTATTGTTACCAGGGATGTTGAACCATTTACTGTGGTAGCTGGTAATCCAGCCAGATTGATTAAAAACTTAAAATAG
- the neuB gene encoding N-acetylneuraminate synthase — protein MDTLFELIKKSVLIIAEIGCNHNGDISLAKKLIEVAAEGGADVAKFQTFTPEEMITENAPKAIYQIKAIDTKESQFQRLKRMSLSHSEQEELKTFCEQKNIIFSSSPFDHKSAYFLHKMNLPFFKIPSGEITNLPLLEYIGSFGKPIILSTGMANLGEIEDALNSIGKENRKNVILMHCLSDYPAKWEDTNLRAIQTIRSAFHLPVGFSDHTEGIELPLVAVGMGAVVIEKHITLDKNMEGGDHRASLEPNEFKEMVRKIRLLEIALGDGIKRCMPSEENIRDVARKSIVALKNIRRGQIINRDDLSTKRPGTGIPPKFLKVIPGTRAKKDILADHLIQWSQLDL, from the coding sequence ATGGATACCCTTTTCGAATTAATAAAAAAAAGTGTATTGATTATCGCAGAGATAGGATGTAACCATAATGGGGATATATCTCTTGCCAAGAAGCTGATTGAAGTAGCAGCCGAGGGAGGCGCTGATGTGGCTAAATTCCAGACTTTTACACCAGAAGAGATGATCACGGAAAATGCTCCAAAAGCAATCTACCAAATTAAGGCTATAGATACAAAAGAATCTCAATTTCAGCGACTGAAAAGAATGAGCTTGAGCCACAGTGAACAGGAAGAGTTAAAAACCTTCTGTGAACAGAAAAATATAATCTTTTCTTCTTCACCATTTGATCACAAAAGTGCATACTTTTTGCATAAAATGAATCTTCCCTTCTTTAAAATCCCGTCCGGGGAGATCACAAATCTTCCTCTTCTTGAGTATATTGGTTCCTTTGGCAAACCTATTATTCTATCAACTGGAATGGCTAACCTCGGTGAGATAGAGGACGCTCTTAACTCAATTGGCAAAGAAAACAGAAAAAACGTTATTCTAATGCACTGTTTATCAGACTACCCTGCCAAATGGGAAGACACTAATCTCAGGGCTATACAAACCATTAGATCTGCATTTCATCTTCCGGTTGGCTTTTCTGATCATACCGAAGGGATAGAACTCCCCTTAGTAGCCGTAGGGATGGGGGCTGTTGTTATTGAAAAACATATTACATTAGATAAAAATATGGAAGGTGGAGATCATAGAGCTTCTTTAGAGCCAAATGAATTTAAGGAAATGGTGCGGAAAATAAGACTCCTTGAAATTGCCCTCGGAGACGGTATCAAGAGATGTATGCCTTCAGAAGAAAACATAAGGGATGTTGCAAGGAAAAGCATTGTTGCCCTTAAAAATATCAGGAGAGGTCAGATTATTAACAGAGATGACCTATCAACAAAAAGACCGGGAACAGGCATACCCCCCAAGTTTTTAAAAGTGATACCAGGTACCCGGGCTAAAAAAGATATACTGGCAGACCATTTGATCCAGTGGTCCCAACTTGACCTTTAA
- a CDS encoding NAD-dependent epimerase/dehydratase family protein, whose amino-acid sequence MKKKNLSDIIVPLNSTIRSIIETISNTGTRGVFICDKNRELMGIVMDSDIRRAVLSNLDLNASVKTIMKTTPFVIADGIPLEMRKQLFIKSEKMLVPIVDKKRSVIDYIYLPDILEDLFNKQTSGSFIGNGMILPPQKILVIGGAGYIGSVLVEKLLRKGYKVRVLDLLLYGENPICNFEGENLEFIRGDCRNEETIKQVLDGVDAVVHLGEIVGDPACSINESFTIETNYLATHRIVEQCMKNQINRLIFASSCSVYGQNDHEINEESELNPVSLYARCKIESEKAILSYGSNNFCPTILRLATVHGKSYRQRFDLVVNLLTIKALAEKKIKIFGGVQWRPFISVKDVCEGIIQVLHTDREKVKNQVFNLGDSRENYQLSQIGMIIKNILPEVEIEYLKDQIDKRNYRVSFEKIRRHLGFSVEYKLADTIKDFVTAYRQENLFHDYNDSKYHNYLSLSRI is encoded by the coding sequence ATGAAAAAAAAGAATTTATCAGACATCATCGTTCCCCTTAACTCTACAATCCGCAGCATTATAGAAACCATAAGCAATACTGGTACCCGCGGAGTATTCATTTGTGATAAGAACAGAGAACTCATGGGTATTGTTATGGATTCTGACATCAGACGAGCTGTTTTAAGCAATCTTGACTTGAATGCTTCTGTCAAAACTATTATGAAGACCACACCATTTGTTATCGCTGATGGCATCCCATTAGAAATGAGAAAACAACTCTTTATTAAATCAGAGAAAATGCTGGTACCAATTGTTGATAAAAAAAGGAGTGTAATCGATTACATTTATCTGCCTGATATTTTAGAGGACTTATTCAACAAGCAGACTTCCGGAAGCTTTATTGGAAATGGCATGATACTCCCTCCCCAAAAAATTTTAGTTATAGGAGGCGCAGGATATATTGGCTCCGTTTTAGTAGAAAAACTCCTGAGAAAGGGATATAAGGTACGGGTGTTGGATCTGCTTCTTTACGGAGAAAATCCTATTTGTAATTTTGAAGGAGAAAATCTGGAATTCATCAGAGGAGATTGTCGAAACGAGGAAACCATAAAACAGGTTCTGGATGGTGTTGATGCTGTAGTACACCTTGGTGAGATTGTTGGAGACCCTGCTTGTAGCATCAATGAATCATTTACTATTGAAACCAACTACTTAGCAACTCATAGAATCGTTGAACAATGCATGAAGAATCAAATAAATCGTCTTATCTTTGCATCAAGTTGTAGTGTCTATGGCCAGAATGACCATGAGATTAATGAAGAATCTGAACTGAATCCGGTTTCACTTTATGCCCGTTGTAAAATCGAATCAGAAAAGGCAATTTTGTCTTATGGTAGTAACAATTTTTGCCCCACAATCCTGAGGCTGGCTACGGTTCACGGAAAGTCCTATAGGCAACGATTCGATTTGGTAGTTAATTTATTAACTATCAAAGCGTTAGCAGAAAAAAAGATAAAGATTTTTGGTGGTGTTCAATGGAGACCATTCATATCTGTCAAGGATGTCTGTGAGGGTATTATCCAGGTTCTACACACCGATAGGGAAAAGGTTAAAAATCAAGTCTTCAATTTGGGAGACTCAAGAGAGAACTATCAATTATCCCAGATAGGCATGATTATTAAAAACATTCTGCCTGAGGTGGAAATAGAATATTTAAAGGACCAGATAGATAAAAGAAACTATAGAGTAAGTTTTGAAAAAATAAGGAGACACTTAGGGTTTTCGGTAGAATATAAACTGGCTGATACTATTAAAGATTTCGTTACTGCATACCGGCAAGAAAACCTGTTCCATGATTACAACGACTCAAAATACCACAATTATCTATCGTTAAGTAGAATTTAA
- a CDS encoding NAD(P)-dependent oxidoreductase has translation MKKSRLLYYEILNYQGSVLELMHDNFEVITLPDPDHDTDEALHAIEVTVAPLGFQFDRMKIDRCPSLKIIASSTLSVPHIDVEYAVSKGINIVSLSGQKEFLETITSTAELTWGLLIALVRRIPSAHKAVRAYQWNGRQFGHRTPHMLSQMTLGIVGLGRLGSIVASYGRTFGMKVYYYSPSSRDPSYKQCSTLFELAQCSDIVSVHAHHTSATEKIIDKTFIQAMKPGSFIVNTARGALIDESALLEGLESGHLGGAALDVLADEYQSDFKVRFNESPLIKYAREHDNLIITPHYAGATVDAWIKTQTRTIQLVCETLRGTE, from the coding sequence TTGAAAAAATCCAGACTTTTATATTACGAAATTCTTAATTATCAGGGTTCTGTATTAGAGCTTATGCATGATAATTTTGAGGTTATTACTTTGCCTGATCCCGATCATGATACTGATGAGGCACTTCATGCTATCGAAGTTACAGTGGCACCTCTGGGGTTTCAATTTGACAGGATGAAGATAGACCGCTGTCCATCTCTGAAGATAATTGCGAGCTCTACCCTGAGCGTTCCACATATTGATGTTGAATATGCCGTTTCAAAGGGTATAAATATTGTTTCGCTTTCCGGACAGAAGGAATTTCTTGAAACAATAACCTCTACAGCTGAATTAACATGGGGATTGCTGATTGCCCTTGTCAGGAGAATCCCATCAGCGCATAAAGCTGTACGTGCATATCAATGGAATGGACGCCAATTTGGGCACAGAACACCCCATATGCTATCACAGATGACTCTCGGAATTGTTGGACTTGGACGGCTTGGTTCAATTGTCGCATCTTACGGAAGAACCTTCGGCATGAAAGTATACTACTACAGCCCCTCATCAAGAGATCCTTCTTATAAACAGTGCTCAACCTTATTTGAGCTGGCACAATGTTCTGACATTGTATCCGTGCATGCCCATCATACTTCAGCGACTGAAAAGATTATTGACAAGACTTTTATTCAGGCAATGAAGCCTGGTTCTTTTATAGTGAATACAGCAAGGGGAGCATTAATTGATGAATCCGCATTACTGGAAGGACTTGAATCAGGACATCTGGGCGGAGCGGCACTGGACGTTTTAGCTGACGAATATCAATCTGACTTTAAAGTCAGATTCAATGAGTCGCCATTGATCAAATATGCCAGAGAGCATGATAACCTAATCATTACTCCGCATTATGCAGGAGCAACTGTGGATGCATGGATAAAGACACAGACAAGAACCATTCAACTTGTTTGTGAAACACTTAGGGGTACGGAATAA
- the neuC gene encoding UDP-N-acetylglucosamine 2-epimerase, producing MSTNKHICFFTGKRGGFSHMVPIIELIKKEAKLSYSIIASDMHLSPFFGNTIKEVTKWTENVYSVETALHSDSKMSRAKSIGIGIMGISELLAQIKPDIVFVLGDRGEVLAMVICALEMNIPVVHLAGGDICQGGVDEPVRHAITKLANIHFASNQDSANRILKMGEEPWRVYNVGLPVMDLIRQKRFSHPDKVKQMFDLDTEKPILLLLQHSVTWQVEDAEYQMRQTMEAIDQLGYQTIAVYPCSDPGYESIIKVMLEYSERLYFQLHKNIEFSDFWGLMNIASVFIGNSSSGVLETPSFKIPFVNIGIRQEGRLRADNVIDVDHSKEQIMEAIRTAIFDNEFKEKVKHCKSPYGDGHASERIVSILKDLKIDESLIRKKMTY from the coding sequence ATGTCCACCAATAAACATATATGCTTTTTCACAGGGAAACGTGGAGGATTTAGCCACATGGTTCCCATTATTGAATTGATAAAGAAAGAGGCAAAACTATCCTATTCAATCATAGCCTCTGATATGCATCTTTCCCCGTTTTTTGGGAATACCATCAAAGAGGTAACTAAGTGGACAGAAAATGTATATTCTGTAGAAACAGCTCTACATTCTGATTCGAAGATGTCAAGGGCTAAATCTATTGGTATCGGAATAATGGGGATATCAGAATTGCTGGCACAAATAAAACCAGATATTGTATTTGTTTTAGGGGACAGAGGTGAAGTATTAGCAATGGTCATATGTGCACTGGAGATGAATATCCCTGTCGTCCACTTAGCTGGTGGGGATATCTGCCAGGGTGGAGTTGATGAACCTGTCAGGCATGCTATTACAAAATTAGCAAACATACACTTTGCCTCAAACCAGGATAGCGCCAATCGAATACTGAAAATGGGAGAGGAACCCTGGAGAGTGTATAATGTGGGCTTACCGGTTATGGATTTGATACGCCAGAAGCGTTTTAGTCATCCTGATAAGGTAAAACAAATGTTTGACCTGGATACTGAAAAGCCTATTTTGTTATTGTTACAGCACTCTGTTACGTGGCAGGTAGAAGATGCTGAATACCAGATGCGCCAGACGATGGAAGCTATTGATCAACTTGGTTATCAGACTATTGCAGTCTATCCTTGTTCTGATCCAGGTTATGAGTCAATTATAAAGGTAATGCTGGAATACAGTGAGCGCCTCTATTTTCAGCTACACAAGAATATCGAGTTTTCAGATTTTTGGGGACTGATGAATATTGCAAGTGTTTTCATTGGCAATTCAAGTTCTGGCGTATTGGAAACACCTTCATTTAAAATCCCTTTTGTAAACATTGGGATTCGTCAGGAAGGAAGGCTCAGGGCTGATAATGTAATAGATGTTGACCACAGTAAAGAACAGATTATGGAAGCTATCAGAACAGCCATTTTTGATAACGAATTTAAAGAAAAGGTGAAACACTGCAAATCTCCATATGGGGATGGGCATGCGTCTGAAAGAATAGTCTCTATCTTGAAAGATTTGAAAATTGATGAAAGTCTGATTAGAAAAAAAATGACATATTAG
- a CDS encoding radical SAM protein encodes MRILLVVYDNESYIHWFPQGLAYIASVLLKEGYQVEIYNQDKFHYPDEHLTEFLDNNKFDIVGVGVIAGYYQYRKLLKISEAINRSKNRPFYIIGGHGPSPEPEYFLKKTSADAAVIGEGEITIIELLEAIKQHKSLNGIKGIAFREKDRVIVNERRLLIKDVDSIPLPAFSLFPVDYYRLLRPPHVSNTDLVMPVLSGRGCIFECTFCYRMDKGYRPRSEENIIEEIMLLKKNYGITYIIFSDELLMSSMERVVSLCEKFISIKLDIKWDCNGRLNYAKPEVLRLMKEAGCTFINYGIESMDDQVLKNMKKGLTTGQIIKGVEATLNAGISPGLNIIFGNIGDNRDILKKGVEFLLKYGDGAQMRTIRPVTPYPGSPLYYHAIEKGLLNDCEDFYENKHTNSDLLSVNFTDMSDDEFHCCLLEANTTLIKDYFQKKASVTIEQAKKLYLSNDATFRGFRQQ; translated from the coding sequence ATGAGAATCCTGTTAGTAGTATATGATAATGAATCTTATATACATTGGTTCCCACAGGGCCTCGCCTATATTGCTTCAGTACTTTTAAAAGAAGGATACCAGGTAGAAATATATAATCAAGACAAGTTTCATTATCCTGATGAACACCTGACTGAGTTTTTGGATAATAACAAGTTTGACATTGTTGGAGTGGGTGTAATAGCAGGGTACTATCAGTATAGAAAATTGCTTAAAATATCTGAAGCAATAAACAGATCAAAAAATAGGCCATTTTATATAATCGGGGGACACGGCCCTTCTCCTGAACCAGAGTATTTTCTTAAAAAAACCTCTGCAGATGCAGCAGTTATCGGGGAAGGCGAGATAACAATTATTGAACTTCTAGAAGCAATAAAACAGCACAAATCATTAAATGGCATTAAAGGAATAGCCTTTCGTGAAAAAGATAGGGTAATTGTCAATGAGAGACGTCTGTTAATAAAAGATGTTGACAGCATACCATTACCTGCCTTCAGTTTATTTCCTGTAGATTATTACAGGCTTTTAAGACCACCTCATGTATCAAATACTGACCTGGTAATGCCTGTTTTATCAGGCAGAGGATGTATATTCGAATGCACCTTCTGTTATCGAATGGACAAAGGGTACAGACCAAGGAGTGAGGAGAACATCATAGAGGAAATCATGCTTCTAAAGAAGAACTATGGTATCACATATATTATATTTTCAGATGAACTGCTGATGTCATCTATGGAAAGAGTGGTAAGCTTATGTGAAAAGTTTATTAGTATAAAATTAGATATAAAATGGGATTGTAACGGGAGATTAAACTATGCCAAGCCTGAGGTGTTGAGGTTGATGAAAGAGGCGGGGTGTACATTTATTAATTACGGCATTGAATCTATGGATGACCAGGTATTAAAAAACATGAAAAAAGGTCTTACAACCGGGCAAATTATTAAGGGTGTTGAAGCTACTCTGAATGCAGGAATAAGTCCTGGTCTTAATATTATATTCGGTAATATTGGAGACAACAGAGACATATTAAAAAAGGGGGTGGAGTTTTTACTGAAATACGGTGATGGGGCTCAAATGCGTACTATAAGGCCGGTAACACCATACCCTGGATCACCACTTTATTACCATGCTATAGAAAAGGGGCTTCTTAACGATTGTGAAGATTTTTATGAAAATAAACATACCAATTCAGATTTATTATCTGTAAATTTTACAGATATGAGTGACGATGAATTTCATTGTTGTTTATTAGAAGCCAATACCACCCTCATAAAAGATTATTTTCAAAAAAAAGCGTCTGTCACAATTGAACAGGCAAAAAAGCTTTATCTATCAAACGATGCTACTTTCAGAGGTTTCCGCCAACAATAA
- a CDS encoding NAD(P)-dependent oxidoreductase yields MKKPLLLYYEVQDFQKGTLDYINRHFDIVKLPDPNHDTEDILREATIIFAPMGFVFGREKIDKCRNLRVIGSPTTGLLHIDVDYVKQKEINICSLKDQRAFLFTITPTAELAWGLIVAVTRHIIPAYNSVCEGKWDGYNFGRQTPKMLSVMTLGVVGLGRLGSLVARYGQAFKMKVFYYDPYVTDERYIRCNSLIELAQSSNIVSIHLNLTEKTENLINKDFIHAMPRGSFIINTARGEVLDEGALLEGLTSGYLAGAGLDILKGEHLPDFKENLSKHPLVQYAKTHDNLIITPKMGGCTVDAWEKTEKHVVDLIIQELKNTGVM; encoded by the coding sequence ATGAAAAAACCATTATTATTGTACTATGAAGTTCAGGATTTTCAAAAAGGTACATTAGACTACATCAACAGGCATTTCGACATAGTAAAATTACCTGATCCAAATCATGATACTGAGGATATACTCAGGGAAGCCACAATTATTTTTGCACCTATGGGATTTGTTTTTGGAAGGGAAAAAATTGATAAATGCAGAAATCTTAGGGTTATCGGATCCCCTACAACAGGATTGCTTCATATAGATGTTGATTATGTTAAACAAAAAGAAATAAACATCTGTTCTCTAAAAGATCAGCGGGCTTTTCTCTTTACAATAACTCCAACAGCAGAACTTGCATGGGGATTAATCGTAGCAGTGACACGTCATATCATTCCCGCGTATAATTCTGTGTGTGAAGGAAAATGGGATGGATACAATTTTGGCAGGCAAACGCCTAAAATGCTTTCTGTTATGACCTTAGGTGTTGTTGGACTTGGGAGATTAGGCTCTTTGGTTGCTCGATATGGTCAGGCTTTTAAAATGAAAGTTTTTTATTATGATCCTTATGTAACTGATGAAAGATACATAAGATGTAATAGCCTTATAGAGTTAGCTCAATCGAGCAATATTGTTTCAATTCACCTTAATTTAACAGAAAAAACTGAGAATTTGATAAACAAAGATTTTATACATGCTATGCCTCGCGGTTCATTCATAATAAATACAGCAAGGGGAGAGGTATTGGATGAAGGTGCACTGCTTGAAGGCTTAACTTCAGGATATCTGGCAGGCGCAGGTCTTGATATACTAAAAGGTGAGCATCTGCCTGACTTTAAAGAAAACCTCAGCAAACATCCACTCGTTCAATATGCTAAAACCCATGACAATCTTATAATTACTCCCAAAATGGGAGGCTGCACTGTTGATGCATGGGAAAAGACAGAGAAACATGTAGTTGACTTGATAATTCAGGAACTGAAAAATACAGGTGTAATGTGA